In the Vibrio crassostreae genome, TGGAGGATTCAGCCTGAGAGAAAGAAGTAAATAGCATAGCTAGGGCCTCCGCTGACATTCCAATACCGTTATCCTCGATATTGACAACCATTTTACTATCAACAATATTTACGCGGATCGAGACGTCTCCCCGCTTTTCCTCACGGCCACAGCTAAACTTAATAGCATTACCAATCAAATTATAGAAGATTTGCCTCAGTCGGGTTGGATCAGACAGAATATGACTTGGAAAAGTTGGGGCAATAAATAACTGCAAGTCAACGTCTTGCTTCTCTGAAACAGAGAGAAGCGAGGTACAGACCCCTTCAACAACCTCTTCGACAGACACTGGAAGCTGTTCTAGGTCTAACTTCCCCGCTTCAATTTTTGAGAAATCTAAAATATCATCAATTAGCCCCAACAGGTCAAACGCCGAGTCATGGATAATTTTAACTTCATCCATTTGCTGACTATCCAATCGACGGTGTGACAAAACATCTAACATGCCAATAACTCCATTCATTGGCGTCCGTATTTCATGACTCATTGCTGCCAAGAAGGCCGATTTCGCGAGGCTTGCTTGCTCCGCCTCAGTCCGTGCCTGTTCGAGTTTTTCATTTGTCGCTCGCAATGACGCCGTGCGTTCAGATACCCGTTGAGTAAGCTTTTTCCGCTCCTGATCTATGATAAGATTAGCTACTTTTTGTTGCTTTGCAGCCTCCTCGAGTTGCTGTAGGGCTTGATAACGCTCAGTTACATCCCGAACCATTGATATACAACGCCTTTTCCCTCCTGGTAGAGAAAGGTATTGAAGACTAACTTCAACCGGAATGAGGTGACCATCTTTATGTTTATGAACGGTAGAAAGGTGAATAACCTTCTGCTCACCATTTAACAAGGGCTCCATCAACTTCCGGTAACGGTTTTCATCATAATCAACTTTAAAATCAACCACAGTAAGCTCCAACAACTCCTCTCTGGAATAACCCAGTTGACAAACCGCACCTTCATTGACATAACTGTGGCGAAGCGTTTCTGGATCAAAGATAAATGCTCCGTCCTCAATAGCATTAAGCATAGCCATCGCTTCTTTATTTGCTCTCTCTGACTGGACACGTTGGGTGATATCCCGAATAGCGACAGCTACCTGCAAGCCCTTTTCTGATTCAACAGGGCTTAAACTAATGTCAACTGGAACATCCTCTCCCTCCTTACGTCTAACCGTTGCTGAGAGTTGCTTAACACGCTCTCCTTCACCCCATTCGTCGTTATCAAAGAAATAGCTCTTAATCTCGGAAGAAATACCCGGTAGTAGACACTCTATTGGTTGCCCTTTAATTGCTTCTTTCCTCCAGCCAAAAACAACCTCTGCATGGCTATTGGCCTGAGTAATACCGCCATCCCTCTCTATCATCAGCATCGCATCTGGTGCAAACTCAAAAATATCACTGAAGCGGCGCTCATGCCGCCTATTTTCAGTTACATCGTGCATAGCGAGAACAGCCCCTAGCCGGTTACCATCGATATCATGAATTGGTGCACCATTGGCCAAAACAAATCGGGGCGATTGCCCCTTAGCGACCACACAAAATTCCTCATTTTGAATATGCTCTCCATTAAATGCTCTGAGCAACGGTATATTTTCTTTCGCCAACGGCGTTAGGTTGTCGACTTCATATAAATTGTAATAGTTGCTCCACTGTTCGGGGAGGAGCAGTGATGGATCGGAGCCATACCACTCTCTTGCTGTGCGGTTGAACAGAGTTAAATTTCCGTCCGAGTCACAAGCCTCCACCCCTTCGCTCAAACTCTCTAAAAGCATTCGATTAAGCTCTTCTTGTTGCTTTAGTTCTTGAGTGCGTTTGCTAACACGGCTTTCTAATTCATGATTTAGAACCTTGAGAGCCCCTTCAGCTTCTCGTCTTGCCGAGGCTTCATGATTCAGCCTTTCAGCTGTTTGATGCGAAACCATCAACATACGAATAAGGAAAAAAAACAGAATACTTAAAAGTCCCCCTGTAGCAGCAACAAGACGAGGTAGCGTGAAGTCGAGAGCTGCTTCAAATACTGGGGTAGAAGTATAAATAAGAGTCCAATCTCGGCCTGAAACATTAATCACTTCCGATCTTCGAAATGCCGGTCTGAATTGCTCTTCATCAATATTTAAGGCGTTATTCCCGTCATAAAGCAAACGACTAGGATCATCATCAGCGCCATCATATACCCGAAAGCTAACCGTTGAGACTTCAGGCTGAAGGATACCTTGCATGAGGTCTGTAGTACGGAATGGACTATAAACGTAACCAACAAAGGACTTCCTACGCTCTTCAAGGGTCTCAGGTGAATAAGTCGTTTTGTAGATAGGTAAATAAAGCAAAAAGCCCGCCTGTTTATCCTCGGGGCTTTCCTGAACTAACTCAACTCTACCAGATAAAGCGGCTTGTCCTGTATCTCTAGCCCTGGCCATAGCCTGACGCCGAACGGCTTCAGAATACATGTCAAAGCCAAATGCCTGACGGTTACGCTCATCAAAAGGTTCCAAATAGATAATGGTAGTATATTCATTTCGAATCCCATTAGGTTTAATATCATACTGGGGAAAACCTTCCGCACGAACTTGCCAAACATGAGCCTCTTTATCTTGAGCAGAGACGGGAATAGAAACACCAATCCCCTGTATACCGGGGTAGAATAAACCAAGATGTAACTTATCAATATATTTCGCCCACTCCTTACGATTGACATGCTCGGAAGCAGCGAACAAAGCAACGCCCCCTGAGAGCACCTGTTTATAATTCAACATACGGTTTTGAATAAGCGCTTTAACTTCTTGGGTATAATTAGTAAAATGACTTTCAGCATTATTTTCAACATAATCGCTAGCCATAGACCAACACATTATTGTCACACTGAGTGACAATATTAATATACTTAAAGAGAGCTTTGTGGCCCGAGTCTTCCCAGTCATACACACTCCAAACCAACTATTGACTACACAAATTATTACGACCTCAGTAAAAGTACTAACCAACTGCTGCTCATAAGAGAAAATAATTAATATAACTCTTAACACCCACCTACTAGTTATAGAACAACATTAGGTATAAGGAAAGTAATTCACGACCTATTGAAGTGGAACATAGAATTCTTTTTTATAGCCGAACCAAATAGCCCTGCTTTAACAGCAGGTTTTATGTTATTTCCTAGTATGGATCATAGACTGAACCTTAAGCATTAAGCCCAGCGTAAATTCCGTCTAACGTAATGTTTTCTTTAGATTTCCTCTGATCGGACTTTTGATCGTTCCTGATATATAACTGGCAGCCCATTCGATTTTATTGCTGATTTCTGACCATGCTCTGTGGCTGATACATTCAAATATTGGCAACAGCCATACATCCACATTTTTTGCCGCTTTAAATAGTGAGACCGATGGCATTATCTGAAGCGCAATACTGCGCCTAATGATCAGCGCAAGTAAACTGGCCCAGATGAGCCCATCAACGATGGCCTTTTGTGCGGTGACAAATCGTTGCCAGTTGGTGTGAGACTTTAACTCTTTAAAAAGCAGCTCCACCTGCCATCGACAGCGGTAGATCGCCATGATGTCATCGGCAGTATAGGTGTCTGAAGGTAAGTTAGTTATCCAAAGGCAGAATCGTTTTTCTTCGGCAAACCAACGTCGCACAACTCTAAACTCTTGTTTACCTCGACGGACTTTTAGATCAAGGACTTGCGAACGGTTGGTGCCTCGAGTAATGTCTTTCAGCTTCTTCCCTTCTAGCTTAGGCAGAAGTCGCCCCTGGCCGTTTCTCACCTCAATAATCATAGGATTCAGAGACTTCGCACCTCGGACAATATAGAGCCCGCCATACTGTTCAAGCTCGCGAACAAATTTAAAACAGGATACCCTGCGTCAGCCAACAGCAATTTGTTGTTCATCGTTTTGGGCTAAGGTAAAAAATCTCTTTCTGATGCCGTATCAGCGCTGATGCTCATCGCGACTAGAGAAAAGCTTTTCAACGACATTGTCATATGGCATTCAACCGCGGCAGGGTTACGTTTAAATCGACTCGGATAAACATCCGCCAGGTCATAATGGATGTGGAAAGAGCTGCCATCTTGAAGCAATACATCATCAAAGGTGTCGAGCTTATCTGGTAGGCCGACATTCTGCTGGCGAGCAAATTGGGCTATTGCTCGCATGACAAGTTGCCGCATGAATTTCGGAAACTCGTCTTTTCTCAACTGGTTATGGTAAAGCTTGTATGCCACGGCATCTTCAGGGCTTAAGCACATGCCATTGAATTGTCGCAGTAAATCCGCGATGGAAGTGCAGTTTCCTTTGCTTAACGCGGCCACTAAGCTAATGACTAACTGCTCGGGTAATATCGCCCGACACCGTTTCATCAGGCCTGTATTTTTAGCCATTTTTTGAAGGATGTCAGCATTAAAGAATTGTTTAAATTGATTTGTATGGATAATAAGCACTCCAATCGGGTAATGTGAGACCCAGGCTTTAGCTGCAACTAAAGCTTTCTATGTAGCAGTTCGTTTAAATGCTGGCTCCTCTATCGAGAGACCGATAACAAACATGAACGCTACATAGGACTTCAAGCATAAACCTCGAATAGTCGACTGGGTCTCGAACCCGCATTACGCAAGTATGAGTTAGCTTATTATGAATACCAAAATCAATCAAAGCATCAACGTTGGAGTTGATACTGGCAAAACACAATTAGACATCCACATCAGGCCACTAGATCTATTTTTCTCAGTAGATAACAATGATAAAGGCATCAAAAAAGCACTCAAAACGATTAAAAGTCACAGTCCTGAACGAATCGTTATTGAAGCTACAGGCCGATTAGAAATGCCTTTTGTTCTTGCATGTGCAGAGGCTCAATTACCAATTGTCAGAGCAAACCCTGTCCACATAAAACGATTCGCTGGTGCTATTGGCCGCAGAGCCAAAAATGATCGTTTAGATGCAGAGTTGATCGCTCACTATGGAGAAGCAATCAAACCAGCTCTTACTGTCATAAAGCCAAGAAAC is a window encoding:
- a CDS encoding CHASE domain-containing protein, encoding MASDYVENNAESHFTNYTQEVKALIQNRMLNYKQVLSGGVALFAASEHVNRKEWAKYIDKLHLGLFYPGIQGIGVSIPVSAQDKEAHVWQVRAEGFPQYDIKPNGIRNEYTTIIYLEPFDERNRQAFGFDMYSEAVRRQAMARARDTGQAALSGRVELVQESPEDKQAGFLLYLPIYKTTYSPETLEERRKSFVGYVYSPFRTTDLMQGILQPEVSTVSFRVYDGADDDPSRLLYDGNNALNIDEEQFRPAFRRSEVINVSGRDWTLIYTSTPVFEAALDFTLPRLVAATGGLLSILFFFLIRMLMVSHQTAERLNHEASARREAEGALKVLNHELESRVSKRTQELKQQEELNRMLLESLSEGVEACDSDGNLTLFNRTAREWYGSDPSLLLPEQWSNYYNLYEVDNLTPLAKENIPLLRAFNGEHIQNEEFCVVAKGQSPRFVLANGAPIHDIDGNRLGAVLAMHDVTENRRHERRFSDIFEFAPDAMLMIERDGGITQANSHAEVVFGWRKEAIKGQPIECLLPGISSEIKSYFFDNDEWGEGERVKQLSATVRRKEGEDVPVDISLSPVESEKGLQVAVAIRDITQRVQSERANKEAMAMLNAIEDGAFIFDPETLRHSYVNEGAVCQLGYSREELLELTVVDFKVDYDENRYRKLMEPLLNGEQKVIHLSTVHKHKDGHLIPVEVSLQYLSLPGGKRRCISMVRDVTERYQALQQLEEAAKQQKVANLIIDQERKKLTQRVSERTASLRATNEKLEQARTEAEQASLAKSAFLAAMSHEIRTPMNGVIGMLDVLSHRRLDSQQMDEVKIIHDSAFDLLGLIDDILDFSKIEAGKLDLEQLPVSVEEVVEGVCTSLLSVSEKQDVDLQLFIAPTFPSHILSDPTRLRQIFYNLIGNAIKFSCGREEKRGDVSIRVNIVDSKMVVNIEDNGIGMSAEALAMLFTSFSQAESSTTRRFGGSGLGLAITKRLVDLMNGGITVNSKLGKGAMFTVSLPCEVNKKAVLPPSAILSNTKCILVEGSTFKTDDLRVYLEHSNANVRVVSNYPEALRLAESLEDIVVIIIGAPKNAPELTADFLKTLNILRSESGHIRHLLINRDQLRPLAFESPDLVILNGNLLRRQEFLRSVAVAAGVISPEIILEKARDEYLPLTAGLSVAQARTEGRLILVAEDDSINRKVILKQLNILGYAAEVAENGLLAHQLWQEGNYALLLTDLHMPGLDGYGLTEAIRKQESELTKKPILALTANALRGEKNRAKAVGMDDYLTKPVQLHLLKEVLEKWLPNQNGAIIEEEQIEHTEILAVSKLAELVGDEPVVIGDFLVDFLSLMKMQHKQLRVASVAKDSRKVSSIVHKLKSSSRSVGAMRLGDLCAELENACTTDDAVVQALTMTLLEKCFADTEEEVVGYLDKTNHRGETYGDNVD